In one Sebastes umbrosus isolate fSebUmb1 chromosome 13, fSebUmb1.pri, whole genome shotgun sequence genomic region, the following are encoded:
- the LOC119500438 gene encoding trichohyalin-like, producing the protein MLQIEWDEKEEMRLKACEMESTLSQETEALRNNNESLQHQIQDLQEMLRIEKQQKEDMRLKACEMERELYQEKREKEAMRNNNESLQYQIQDIQEMLRIERNENEKMHLTAVGKEKALIQELDEMKEMTSVHDIQLQKMLQIEWDKKEEMHLKACEMEGKLSQETEALRNNNESLQHQIQDLQEMLRIEKQQKEDMRLKACEMERELYQEKREKEAMRNNNESLQYQIQDIQEMLRIERNENEKMHLTAVGKEKALIQELDEMKEMTSVHDIQLQKMLQIEWDKKEEMRLKACEMESTLSQETEALRNNNESLQHQIQDLQEMLRIEKQQKEDMRLKACEMERELYQEKREKEAMRNNNESLQYQIQDIQEMLRIERNENEKMHLTAVGKEKALIQELDEMKEMTSVHDIQLQKMLQIEWDKKEEMRLKACEMEGKLSQETEALRNNNESLQHQIQDLQEMLRIEKQQKEDMRLKACEMERELYQEKREKEAMRNNNESLQYQIQDIQEMLRIERNENEKMHLTAVGKEKALIQELDEMKEMTSVHDIQLQKMLQIEWDKKEEMRLKACEMESTLSQETEALRNNNESLQHQIQDLQEMLRIEKQQKEDMRLKACEMERELYQEKREKEAMRNNNESLQYQIQDIQEMLRIERNENEKMHLTAVGKEKALIQELDEMKEMTSVHDIQLQEMLQIEWDKKEEMRLKACEMESTLSQEKEAMRRTSESLQHQIQDLQEMLQLERNKNEEMHLTAVGKEKALLQELDEMKEMTSVHDIQFQEMLQKEKDQKEEMHLKACEMKSALSQEMDAMQQNNESLQHQIQDLQE; encoded by the exons ATGCTCCAGATAGAATGGGACGAAAAGGAAGAGATGCGTCTCAAAGCCTGTGAGATGGAGAGTACACTTTCCCAGGAGACGGAGGCTTTGAGAAATAACAATGAATCTCTCCAACACCAAATTCAGGAC CTTCAGGAAATGCTCCGGATAGAAAAACAGCAGAAGGAAGATATGCGTCTCAAAGCCTGTGAGATGGAGCGTGAACTTTAccaggagaagagggagaaggaggctaTGAGAAATAACAATGAATCTCTCCAATACCAAATTCAGGACATTCAGGAAATGCTCCGTATTGAAAGGAACGAGAACGAAAAGATGCATCTCACAGCTGTTGGAAAAGAGAAAGCACTTATCCAAGAGCtggatgaaatgaaagagatgaCCTCTGTCCATGATATCCAGCTTCAGAAAATGCTCCAGATAGAATGGGACAAGAAGGAAGAGATGCATCTCAAAGCCTGTGAGATGGAGGGTAAACTTTCCCAGGAGACGGAGGCTTTGAGAAATAACAATGAATCTCTCCAACACCAAATTCAGGACCTTCAGGAAATGCTCCGGATAGAAAAACAGCAGAAGGAAGATATGCGTCTCAAAGCCTGTGAGATGGAGCGTGAACTTTAccaggagaagagggagaaggaggctaTGAGAAATAACAATGAATCTCTCCAATACCAAATTCAGGACATTCAGGAAATGCTCCGTATTGAAAGGAACGAGAACGAAAAGATGCATCTCACAGCTGTTGGAAAAGAGAAAGCACTTATCCAAGAGCtggatgaaatgaaagagatgaCCTCTGTCCATGATATCCAGCTTCAGAAAATGCTCCAGATAGAATGGGACAAGAAGGAAGAGATGCGACTCAAAGCCTGTGAGATGGAGAGTACACTTTCCCAGGAGACGGAGGCTTTGAGAAATAACAATGAATCTCTCCAACACCAAATTCAGGACCTTCAGGAAATGCTCCGGATAGAAAAACAGCAGAAGGAAGATATGCGTCTCAAAGCCTGTGAGATGGAGCGTGAACTTTAccaggagaagagggagaaggaggctaTGAGAAATAACAATGAATCTCTCCAATACCAAATTCAGGACATTCAGGAAATGCTCCGTATTGAAAGGAACGAGAACGAAAAGATGCATCTCACAGCTGTTGGAAAAGAGAAAGCACTTATCCAAGAGCtggatgaaatgaaagagatgaCCTCTGTCCATGATATCCAGCTTCAGAAAATGCTCCAGATAGAATGGGACAAGAAGGAAGAGATGCGTCTCAAAGCCTGTGAGATGGAGGGTAAACTTTCCCAGGAGACGGAGGCTTTGAGAAATAACAATGAATCTCTCCAACACCAAATTCAGGACCTTCAGGAAATGCTCCGGATAGAAAAACAGCAGAAGGAAGATATGCGTCTCAAAGCCTGTGAGATGGAGCGTGAACTTTAccaggagaagagggagaaggaggctaTGAGAAATAACAATGAATCTCTCCAATACCAAATTCAGGACATTCAGGAAATGCTCCGTATTGAAAGGAACGAGAACGAAAAGATGCATCTCACAGCTGTTGGAAAAGAGAAAGCACTTATCCAAGAGCtggatgaaatgaaagagatgaCCTCTGTCCATGATATCCAGCTTCAGAAAATGCTCCAGATAGAATGGGACAAGAAGGAAGAGATGCGACTCAAAGCCTGTGAGATGGAGAGTACACTTTCCCAGGAGACGGAGGCTTTGAGAAATAACAATGAATCTCTCCAACACCAAATTCAGGACCTTCAGGAAATGCTCCGGATAGAAAAACAGCAGAAGGAAGATATGCGTCTCAAAGCCTGTGAGATGGAGCGTGAACTTTAccaggagaagagggagaaggaggctaTGAGAAATAACAATGAATCTCTCCAATACCAAATTCAGGACATTCAGGAAATGCTCCGTATTGAAAGGAACGAGAACGAAAAGATGCATCTCACAGCTGTTGGAAAAGAGAAAGCACTTATCCAAGAGCtggatgaaatgaaagagatgaCCTCTGTCCATGATATCCAGCTTCAGGAAATGCTCCAGATAGAATGGGACAAGAAGGAAGAGATGCGTCTCAAAGCCTGTGAGATGGAGAGTACACTTTCCCAGGAGAAGGAGGCTATGAGAAGAACCAGTGAATCTCTCCAACACCAAATTCAGGACCTTCAGGAAATGCTCCAGCTCGAAAGGAACAAGAATGAAGAGATGCATCTCACAGCTGTTGGAAAAGAGAAAGCACTTCTCCAAGAGCtggatgaaatgaaagagatgaCCTCTGTCCATGATATCCAGTTTCAGGAAATGCTCCAGAAAGAAAAGGACCAGAAGGAAGAGATGCATCTCAAAGCCTGTGAGATGAAGAGTGCACTTTCCCAGGAGATGGACGCTatgcaacaaaacaatgaatctcTCCAACACCAAATTCAGGACCTTCAGGAA
- the LOC119500214 gene encoding patatin-like phospholipase domain-containing protein 2, whose product MNLGNMYRLSRALFPPEPKVLAEMCQSGYKDALRFLEENNLLMLEHPTSGLAPPESPPESPSACCGKHTETNKEWVLRRLRLLRKQHWWLDEQIVLPTSIKKVFCEACQDKPGLYAKVSGMLPVRVASYMLMPYTLPVQSAYSVAQRLVEWIPEVPADMRWLFGVAGDMYQQAWRGAPAIREPCLRKCLSEPPLPTECDKPMQGDNPPPLSSLDLHGSYWEIPKSTSSHHHPHIAPSSPQKVSFYVGSQDEPE is encoded by the exons GTCCTGGCTGAGATGTGTCAGAGCGGTTATAAGGATGCTCTACGCTTCCTTGAAGAAAACA ACCTGCTGATGCTGGAGCATCCGACCTCGGGCCTCGCCCCGCCAGAGAGCCCGCCAGAGAGCCCGTCCGCCTGCTGCGGCAAGCACACGGAAACCAACAAAGAGTGGGTCCTCCGGAGGCTCCGCCTGCTGCGCAAACAGCACTGGTGGCTGGATGAGCAGATCGTTCTGCCCACGTCCATCAAGAAAG TGTTCTGCGAGGCCTGCCAAGACAAACCCGGCCTGTATGCCAAGGTGTCCGGGATGCTGCCAGTGAGAGTGGCCTCCTACATGCTCATGCCGTACACGCTTCCTGTACAGTCGGCCTACTCAGTGGCCCAGAG GTTAGTGGAGTGGATCCCAGAGGTGCCAGCGGATATGCGCTGGCTGTTTGGGGTGGCAGGTGACATGTACCAACAGGCCTGGAGAGGAGCACCAGCCATCAG AGAGCCGTGCCTGAGGAAATGCTTGAGCGAGCCGCCTCTACCTACAGAGTGTGATAAACCCATGCAGGGAGACAACCcgcctcctctttcctccctaGACCTCCACGGCAGCTACTGGGAGATCCCCAAATCTACCTCCTCCCACCATCATCCTCACATCGCCCCCTCCTCTCCGCAAAAAGTTAGCTTCTACGTCGGCTCGCAGGATGAACCTGAATGA
- the LOC119500211 gene encoding trichohyalin-like, whose translation MLRIEKQQKEDMRLKACEMERELYQEKREKEAMRNNNESLQYQIQDIQEMLRIERNENEKMHLTAVGKEKALIQELDEMKEMTSVHDIQLQEMLQIEWDKKEEMRLKACEMESTLSQEKEAMRRTSESLQHQIQDLQEMLQLERNKNEEMHLTAVGKEKALLQELDEMKEMTSVHDIQFQEMLQKEKDQKEEMHLKACEMKSALSQEMDAMQQNNESLQHQIQDLQEMLQIEKHQKEEMCLKACEMESALSQEKEEKEAMRKSNESLQHQIQDLQDILRIVKHQKEEMRLKACEMESALSQEKEEKEAMAQTNEALKLKLQELKQILKDVNEDIRQINEADVNDGLMVWVMDSLGWGSHRPPLRQRGSQQ comes from the coding sequence ATGCTCCGGATAGAAAAACAGCAGAAGGAAGATATGCGTCTCAAAGCCTGTGAGATGGAGCGTGAACTTTAccaggagaagagggagaaggaggctaTGAGAAATAACAATGAATCTCTCCAATACCAAATTCAGGACATTCAGGAAATGCTCCGTATTGAAAGGAACGAGAACGAAAAGATGCATCTCACAGCTGTTGGAAAAGAGAAAGCACTTATCCAAGAGCtggatgaaatgaaagagatgaCCTCTGTCCATGATATCCAGCTTCAGGAAATGCTCCAGATAGAATGGGACAAGAAGGAAGAGATGCGTCTCAAAGCCTGTGAGATGGAGAGTACACTTTCCCAGGAGAAGGAGGCTATGAGAAGAACCAGTGAATCTCTCCAACACCAAATTCAGGACCTTCAGGAAATGCTCCAGCTAGAAAGGAACAAGAATGAAGAGATGCATCTCACAGCTGTTGGAAAAGAGAAAGCACTTCTCCAAGAGCtggatgaaatgaaagagatgaCCTCTGTCCATGATATCCAGTTTCAGGAAATGCTCCAGAAAGAAAAGGACCAGAAGGAAGAGATGCATCTCAAAGCCTGTGAGATGAAGAGTGCACTTTCCCAGGAGATGGACGCTatgcaacaaaacaatgaatctcTCCAACACCAAATTCAGGACCTTCAGGAAATGCTCCAAATAGAAAAACACCAGAAGGAAGAGATGTGCCTCAAAGCCTGTGAGATGGAGAGTGCACTTtcccaggagaaggaggagaaggaggctaTGAGAAAAAGCAATGAATCTCTGCAACACCAAATTCAGGACCTTCAGGATATACTCCGGATAGTAAAACACCAGAAAGAAGAGATGCGTCTCAAAGCCTGTGAGATGGAGAGTGCACTCtcccaggagaaggaggagaaggaggctaTGGCACAAACCAATGAAGCCCTCAAACTAAAGCTTCAGGAGCTTAAACAAATACTGAAAGACGTAAATGAAGACATACGTCAAATCAACGAGGCAGATGTAAATGATGGGCTGATGGTTTGGGTCATGGACTCGCTGGGATGGGGATCACATAGGCCCCCCTTAAGGCAGCGCGGTTCTCAGCAgtaa